A section of the Humulus lupulus chromosome 2, drHumLupu1.1, whole genome shotgun sequence genome encodes:
- the LOC133816121 gene encoding beta-glucuronosyltransferase GlcAT14C-like → MFLLIGFMELMETVLKAIYHPRNRYLLELDSSSSDNERESLALSVQSEKAFQAFANVDVIGKSYALNEIGSSALAAALHAAALFLKINADWDWFITLSVADYPLMTQNGGWKNCEDRRHQHSKNS, encoded by the exons ATGTTCTTGCTTATTGGATTTATGGAACTAATGGAGACAGTTTTAAAGGCAATATATCATCCAAGAAATCGGTACCTGCTGGAGCTTGATTCTAGTTCTTCAGACAATGAAAGAGAGAGTTTAGCACTTTCTGTTCAATCAGAAAAAGCGTTTCAAGCCTTTGCCAATGTTGATGTTATTGGAAAGAGTTATGCACTCAACGAGATTGGATCGTCAGCTCTGGCGGCCGCACTTCACGCTGCAGCGTTGTTTCTCAAGATTAATGCAGATTGGGACTGGTTTATCACATTAAGTGTTGCTGATTATCCACTCATGACTCAGAATG GAGGATGGAAAAATTGTGAAGACAGGAGACATCAACATAGCAAAAATTCTTGA